The Mesomycoplasma ovipneumoniae genome includes a region encoding these proteins:
- a CDS encoding potassium channel family protein, with product MKRANICIIGAGRLGRAAITQLAESGHNIIVIDKRAENLKFIREFATVEPIIMDASDINAIRNEVGLEDIDTIIVATSDNIEIIATLLELQTEINFFNNLKIAARAVNKRHARVLKQIGVDWIISPEEEAGIKMALLSVDKNFLNYADNLKEIANGIFAGSVNVKSPNYINKSIKNANLRQYNVNVVLIKRNKETILPAAETIIHQNDEITIIGKIGDVTTVLQKMESIKS from the coding sequence ATGAAACGAGCAAATATTTGTATAATTGGTGCCGGACGACTAGGTAGAGCAGCAATAACCCAACTAGCAGAATCAGGCCACAATATTATTGTCATTGATAAAAGAGCTGAAAATTTAAAATTTATTCGTGAATTTGCGACTGTAGAGCCAATTATAATGGACGCTAGCGACATAAATGCAATTCGTAATGAAGTTGGGCTTGAGGATATAGACACAATAATCGTTGCTACTTCAGACAATATTGAAATTATTGCAACTTTATTAGAATTACAGACAGAAATTAATTTTTTTAACAACTTAAAAATAGCCGCGCGTGCTGTTAACAAAAGACATGCTCGTGTTTTAAAACAAATCGGTGTTGACTGAATTATTAGCCCTGAAGAAGAAGCTGGAATTAAAATGGCACTTTTGAGTGTTGATAAAAATTTCCTGAATTATGCAGATAATCTTAAAGAAATAGCAAATGGAATATTTGCTGGAAGTGTTAATGTAAAATCACCAAACTATATTAATAAAAGTATAAAAAACGCTAATTTGCGTCAGTATAATGTCAACGTGGTTTTAATTAAAAGAAATAAAGAAACAATTTTGCCAGCAGCAGAGACAATTATTCATCAAAATGATGAGATAACAATAATCGGAAAAATTGGTGATGTTACAACAGTTTTGCAAAAAATGGAGTCTATAAAGAGCTAA
- a CDS encoding YhcH/YjgK/YiaL family protein: MIYDKLENFSKYSCLNENFAKLAKYLKETDLAKLPLGKTVIDEDRIFVIHVDFESFDDTNALYEYHKRYADVHVVLDEKEQYFFDFSEKLVNKVTDYSEENDVALYKKDSTRNLIRPLKGEFLIFLPGDAHLPKYTGQIGTVRKIIFKVEY; this comes from the coding sequence ATGATTTATGACAAATTAGAAAATTTTAGCAAATATAGTTGTTTAAATGAAAATTTTGCAAAATTAGCAAAATATCTAAAAGAAACTGACCTAGCAAAATTACCACTAGGCAAAACTGTAATTGATGAAGACAGAATTTTTGTTATACATGTTGATTTTGAAAGTTTCGATGATACAAACGCTCTCTATGAATATCACAAACGATATGCAGATGTTCATGTAGTACTTGACGAAAAAGAACAATATTTCTTTGATTTTTCAGAGAAATTAGTCAATAAAGTAACTGATTATTCTGAAGAAAATGATGTAGCTCTTTATAAAAAAGATTCGACCCGAAATTTAATTAGACCGTTAAAAGGCGAATTTTTAATTTTTCTACCTGGCGATGCTCATTTGCCAAAATATACTGGGCAAATTGGCACAGTTAGAAAAATAATTTTTAAAGTTGAATATTAG
- the rpsT gene encoding 30S ribosomal protein S20: MANIKSKIKSITKMQKARARNNAIKSRVKTAIKKAKLAVTSHAENQNELVAKAHKEIAKAKSKGVFHKGKASRKISRLHLFVNKHQKTTV; this comes from the coding sequence ATGGCAAATATAAAATCCAAAATTAAATCAATCACCAAAATGCAAAAAGCAAGAGCAAGAAATAATGCAATTAAATCTCGTGTAAAAACAGCAATCAAAAAGGCTAAGCTAGCTGTTACAAGTCACGCAGAAAATCAAAATGAATTAGTTGCAAAAGCTCATAAAGAAATTGCAAAGGCAAAATCAAAAGGTGTTTTCCACAAAGGAAAAGCATCACGAAAAATTTCTAGACTTCATTTGTTTGTTAATAAACATCAAAAAACAACAGTTTAA
- a CDS encoding ATP-dependent Clp protease ATP-binding subunit, which yields MEIKLENLEKYARNLTKLAKENKIEPVIGRDSEIRRIIKILSRKTKNNPVLVGDPGVGKTAIVEGMALKIIAGQVPDNLKNKQIFELDLTSILAGASYKGEFERRIKAILTEIEQRSDELIIFIDEIHLLIGTGSSGSDSMDFANILKPIMARGGIKLIGATTNSEYRLYIEKDGALERRMQKVEVSEPSVVDTINILRGIKERFENFHQVKILDSALIFAAKMANRYIFDRFLPDKAIDLVDEAAASLKVEINYQPEKLEKAKRELINLKMMEINSTNSNNEDLKKQIAEVENQVDQMQKEWNDSRNLASKIANLSTKVEELKHKQNTLMDQGDYQGASQIKYVKIPKIMEELEKLKEKQIEFSNVLDENHIAKVVSNWTKIPIGKLLESESQKYINLEENLKKVIKGQNQALKSVSEAILRFKAKINDEQRPIASFLFVGPTGVGKTEVARALAQNLFDNKNQIIRLDMSEYMEKHSISKLIGAPPGYIGFEQGGILTNKIRQNPYSIVLVDEIEKAHPEVINIFLQILDNGELLDSKSIKVNFRNTIIILTSNIGANKILEGKKIDESNIKNELLVYLKPEFINRIDEIIVFNPLNREVISEIIHLELDTFKKRLIENNFEIDFNDSVIDWIIQSGYDKNFGARPIKRFIKKNIESFIAQKIVTKEITENSKYRLSYKQNNLYLEKEK from the coding sequence ATGGAAATTAAACTCGAAAATCTTGAAAAATATGCAAGAAATTTAACTAAACTAGCAAAAGAAAACAAAATTGAGCCTGTAATTGGGCGAGATTCTGAAATTAGAAGAATTATAAAAATTTTGTCAAGAAAGACAAAAAATAACCCTGTTCTAGTCGGCGATCCCGGTGTTGGAAAAACAGCAATTGTTGAAGGAATGGCACTAAAAATAATTGCAGGACAAGTTCCTGATAATTTAAAAAATAAGCAAATATTTGAACTTGACCTTACAAGTATTCTCGCTGGAGCCTCATATAAAGGTGAATTTGAGCGAAGAATTAAGGCAATTTTAACTGAAATTGAACAAAGATCTGATGAACTTATTATTTTTATTGACGAAATTCACTTATTAATTGGAACCGGTTCATCTGGATCTGATTCAATGGATTTTGCTAATATTTTAAAACCAATAATGGCTCGAGGCGGAATTAAATTAATTGGCGCAACAACAAATTCTGAATATCGACTTTATATCGAAAAAGATGGAGCGCTCGAACGAAGAATGCAAAAAGTTGAAGTTTCAGAGCCTTCAGTTGTTGATACCATCAATATTTTGCGCGGAATTAAGGAGCGATTTGAAAATTTTCACCAGGTAAAAATTCTTGACTCAGCTTTAATTTTTGCCGCAAAAATGGCAAACAGATATATTTTTGACCGTTTTTTGCCTGATAAAGCCATTGACTTGGTTGACGAAGCGGCTGCTTCTTTAAAAGTGGAAATTAATTACCAACCAGAAAAACTTGAAAAAGCAAAGCGCGAATTGATTAATTTGAAAATGATGGAAATTAATTCGACAAATTCGAACAACGAAGATCTCAAAAAACAAATAGCTGAGGTTGAAAATCAGGTTGACCAAATGCAAAAAGAATGAAACGACTCGCGAAATTTAGCTTCAAAAATTGCAAATTTGTCAACAAAAGTTGAAGAATTAAAACACAAACAAAACACACTAATGGACCAGGGCGATTATCAAGGTGCTTCGCAAATCAAGTATGTAAAAATTCCTAAAATTATGGAAGAATTGGAAAAATTAAAGGAAAAACAGATTGAATTTTCTAACGTTCTTGATGAGAACCATATTGCAAAAGTTGTCTCAAATTGAACTAAAATTCCAATTGGCAAACTTTTAGAATCCGAAAGTCAAAAATATATTAATTTAGAGGAAAATCTTAAAAAAGTCATTAAAGGACAAAATCAAGCTTTAAAATCAGTTTCAGAGGCCATTTTAAGATTTAAGGCAAAAATTAATGATGAACAAAGACCAATTGCATCCTTTTTATTTGTAGGTCCTACTGGTGTTGGAAAAACTGAAGTTGCCCGTGCGCTTGCCCAAAATTTATTTGACAATAAAAATCAAATTATTCGGCTTGATATGTCAGAATATATGGAAAAACATAGTATTTCTAAGCTAATTGGGGCTCCTCCAGGTTATATTGGTTTTGAGCAAGGTGGAATTTTAACTAACAAAATTAGACAAAATCCATATTCAATTGTTCTGGTTGATGAAATTGAAAAGGCACATCCTGAAGTTATTAATATTTTTTTACAAATTCTTGATAACGGCGAGCTTCTTGATAGCAAATCTATAAAAGTAAACTTTCGCAACACAATTATTATTTTAACTTCAAATATTGGTGCTAACAAAATTCTTGAAGGCAAAAAAATTGACGAATCTAACATCAAAAATGAATTATTAGTATATTTAAAACCTGAATTTATCAATAGAATTGACGAAATTATTGTCTTTAACCCTTTAAATCGCGAGGTAATTTCTGAAATTATCCACCTAGAACTTGATACTTTCAAAAAAAGATTAATAGAAAATAATTTTGAGATAGATTTTAATGATTCTGTTATTGACTGAATTATTCAATCTGGTTATGATAAAAATTTTGGCGCTCGTCCAATCAAAAGATTTATCAAAAAAAATATAGAAAGTTTTATTGCTCAAAAAATAGTTACAAAAGAAATAACAGAAAATTCAAAATATAGATTGTCTTATAAACAAAATAATCTATATTTGGAAAAAGAAAAATAG
- a CDS encoding ATP-binding cassette domain-containing protein, whose translation MQKFHKSETIISLVDVDKEFGDKKVLNQINLDIKKGDFVTLLGPSGSGKTTILRLIGGFEWTTRGEIKFNGVDIKDVPAHKRDTATIFQDYALFPHLSVRGNIEFGLKLKRIKKSDSEIPQSTWKKFEDLKQKWQAKQDKKIAELNNLQANLEKQLENPNLDSKTRKKLQDKLDDSDFKYSNWENYVFYKSVTFEKKYLTRKITKTEIDSEIKDIIELVGLSGNENRAISELSGGMKQRVALARSLVIEPEIVLLDEPLSALDAKIRQKMQVFLKKIQQKLGLTFIFVTHDQDEALQLSDKIAVIRNGKIAQYDVPKKIYDYPANKWVANFIGDSNFFEAKFIGKNKVEILGTELYTIHTEFNYGQKLDALIRPEDIDIDLNSGYFKGKVVQNIYKGSYYWLDIQVGSKIIYVETNDFYDLNTEVYLKWDDDAIHLMEIESGNS comes from the coding sequence ATGCAAAAATTTCACAAAAGTGAAACAATAATCTCGCTTGTTGATGTTGATAAGGAATTTGGTGACAAGAAAGTTTTAAATCAAATAAATTTGGACATCAAAAAAGGTGATTTTGTCACTCTTTTAGGTCCATCTGGATCTGGAAAAACTACAATTTTACGCCTAATTGGTGGTTTTGAATGAACAACCCGAGGCGAAATTAAATTTAACGGGGTTGATATTAAAGATGTTCCAGCCCATAAACGAGATACAGCGACTATTTTTCAAGATTATGCACTTTTTCCACATTTGTCAGTTAGAGGAAATATCGAATTTGGCTTAAAATTAAAAAGAATTAAGAAAAGTGACTCTGAAATTCCGCAGTCAACTTGGAAAAAATTCGAAGATTTAAAGCAAAAATGACAAGCAAAACAGGACAAAAAAATTGCTGAACTTAATAATTTGCAAGCAAACTTAGAAAAACAACTTGAAAATCCCAATTTAGACAGCAAAACCCGTAAAAAATTACAGGATAAACTTGATGATTCAGATTTTAAATATTCTAACTGGGAAAATTATGTTTTTTATAAATCTGTAACTTTTGAAAAAAAATACCTTACTCGTAAAATAACAAAAACGGAAATTGATAGCGAAATTAAAGATATTATCGAACTTGTTGGTCTAAGTGGCAACGAAAACCGTGCAATTTCAGAGTTATCTGGTGGAATGAAACAGCGAGTTGCACTGGCTAGATCGCTTGTTATTGAGCCTGAAATAGTTTTATTAGATGAGCCATTATCAGCTTTAGATGCAAAAATTAGACAAAAAATGCAAGTTTTTCTTAAAAAAATTCAGCAAAAATTAGGTCTAACTTTCATTTTTGTAACTCACGATCAAGATGAAGCCCTTCAATTATCAGATAAAATCGCCGTAATTCGCAACGGTAAAATCGCTCAATATGACGTGCCAAAGAAAATTTATGACTATCCTGCCAATAAATGAGTTGCTAATTTCATCGGTGATTCCAATTTTTTTGAAGCAAAATTTATTGGAAAAAATAAGGTTGAAATTCTTGGGACTGAGCTCTATACAATTCACACAGAATTTAATTATGGCCAAAAACTGGATGCACTTATTCGTCCTGAAGACATCGATATTGACTTAAATTCTGGATATTTTAAGGGAAAAGTGGTTCAAAATATTTATAAAGGCTCATATTACTGACTAGATATTCAAGTCGGTTCTAAAATTATTTACGTTGAAACTAACGATTTTTACGATCTTAATACCGAAGTTTATCTAAAATGAGATGATGATGCAATTCATTTAATGGAGATTGAAAGTGGAAACTCTTAG
- a CDS encoding leucine-rich repeat domain-containing protein, whose amino-acid sequence MFKFKKILKTLALLSPVIALSACGQSPSQAEQLLSSIDKTDSKYVKIDESTNSFVLDLSDSGLTKIDKSAFFSLKSRIYQKTTLQNQNQTNQENSENTQKPQETKVNFYFLTKIIFPETLTEIEDYAFYADSANLTDKEKIQELDFSKATNLKKIGDFAFQGNNITKLVLPSSLVSIGKQAFAKNNLEQVDFSNSKNLEIIQTGAFFDNKIKNLDFSQNTKLIEIFTSAFESNKIETVKFSKSAKPVTIGTSAFKENVIKNNENFENLPELSSLNSPFN is encoded by the coding sequence ATGTTCAAGTTTAAAAAAATATTAAAAACATTAGCGCTGTTATCACCAGTGATTGCACTTTCTGCATGCGGCCAAAGTCCATCTCAGGCAGAACAACTTCTTTCTTCGATAGATAAAACTGATTCTAAATATGTAAAAATTGATGAGTCAACAAATTCTTTTGTGCTTGATCTATCAGATTCTGGGCTAACAAAAATTGACAAATCTGCATTTTTTAGTCTAAAATCACGGATTTATCAAAAAACCACTCTTCAAAATCAGAATCAAACTAATCAAGAAAATAGCGAAAATACGCAAAAACCACAAGAAACTAAGGTAAATTTTTATTTTTTGACAAAAATAATTTTTCCAGAAACACTAACTGAAATTGAAGATTATGCATTTTATGCCGATAGCGCAAATCTAACTGATAAAGAAAAAATTCAGGAACTTGATTTTTCAAAAGCAACAAATTTGAAAAAAATTGGTGATTTTGCTTTTCAAGGAAATAACATAACAAAATTAGTTTTACCTTCATCTTTAGTTTCAATAGGTAAGCAAGCTTTTGCTAAAAATAACCTAGAACAGGTCGATTTTTCAAACTCCAAGAATTTAGAGATTATTCAAACTGGCGCTTTTTTTGATAATAAAATTAAAAATCTTGATTTTAGTCAAAATACTAAATTAATCGAGATTTTCACTAGCGCTTTTGAATCTAACAAAATTGAAACCGTAAAATTCAGCAAAAGTGCAAAACCAGTTACAATTGGAACATCAGCTTTTAAAGAAAACGTTATAAAAAATAACGAAAATTTCGAGAACCTTCCTGAATTAAGCTCTCTTAATTCACCATTTAATTAA
- a CDS encoding TrkH family potassium uptake protein — MNLKINIKNFLRSIFSLKKIHIIFTFYTLVILLGAGILTGSFSHSENSEKINFFSALFTSVSAFSDTGLSLVDTGTSFNVFGQAIIAILISMGGIGIFAIKFYIFNHLFGKKLSILSREILKIERGSSKLSELKGMIKVSINFFMILVLISSLTLSLYFYFYDADPQKFSFQKSPYKNISLSLRFAVFHSISAINNAGFDIIGPNSFEPYYHAYFLQIMIIILTIIGGIGYPVIYDFFSFFKLKLSKQKIKRFRFSLFTKVSILSYFVIALIGFILLITFEASSNSPFTFWNQKQNGTWFDKSFALLFHNFMTRSTGFFTFDLKQLTQPSTFLTSLLMFIGSAPSSTGGGIRVTTFWIFIAVVLSKLRGTSDVNIFKRKITTDKIVSAASVFFISFILVIAVVFLSSFSLDSISNQEKTGEYRIYHLIFEVMSAFGTSGLSTGLIRDLSVVSQIGFMIIMLIGQLGITSFIYVWQGDNIGKQNKTYITEDILIG; from the coding sequence ATGAACTTGAAAATTAATATCAAAAATTTTCTGCGGTCCATTTTTTCTCTTAAAAAGATACACATTATTTTTACTTTTTACACGTTAGTTATTCTTCTTGGGGCCGGAATTCTAACAGGATCGTTTTCACACTCTGAAAATTCAGAAAAAATTAATTTTTTTTCGGCACTTTTTACTTCAGTTTCTGCCTTTAGTGACACTGGACTTAGTTTGGTTGACACTGGCACAAGTTTTAATGTTTTTGGACAAGCTATTATTGCAATTTTAATTTCTATGGGAGGAATTGGAATTTTTGCAATAAAATTCTACATTTTTAACCATTTATTTGGAAAAAAACTAAGCATTTTATCCCGTGAAATTTTGAAAATCGAAAGAGGTTCAAGTAAATTAAGTGAACTAAAAGGCATGATCAAGGTTTCTATTAATTTTTTTATGATTCTTGTTTTGATTAGTAGCCTTACTCTTAGTCTTTATTTTTATTTTTACGATGCTGATCCTCAAAAATTTTCATTTCAAAAATCACCTTATAAAAATATATCTTTATCACTAAGATTTGCTGTTTTTCATAGCATTTCTGCAATTAATAATGCTGGATTTGATATAATCGGGCCAAATAGTTTTGAGCCTTATTATCACGCTTATTTTTTGCAAATTATGATAATAATTCTGACAATAATAGGAGGAATTGGCTACCCGGTAATTTATGATTTTTTTAGCTTTTTCAAACTTAAACTTTCTAAGCAAAAAATAAAAAGATTTAGATTTTCCTTATTTACTAAAGTTTCAATTTTGAGCTATTTTGTTATTGCCCTAATTGGCTTTATTCTTTTAATTACTTTTGAAGCTAGTTCAAATTCTCCTTTTACTTTTTGGAATCAAAAGCAAAATGGCACCTGATTTGATAAATCATTTGCATTATTATTTCATAATTTTATGACTCGTTCAACTGGTTTTTTTACATTTGACTTAAAACAGCTAACTCAACCAAGCACATTTTTAACAAGTTTATTGATGTTTATTGGCTCTGCGCCTTCTTCTACAGGTGGTGGAATTCGTGTTACAACTTTTTGAATTTTTATCGCCGTGGTTTTATCTAAACTTAGGGGAACTAGTGACGTTAATATATTTAAAAGAAAAATCACAACAGATAAAATTGTTTCGGCTGCGAGTGTGTTTTTTATATCATTTATTTTAGTAATAGCGGTAGTTTTTCTCTCGAGTTTTTCACTAGATAGTATTTCAAACCAGGAAAAAACTGGCGAATATAGAATTTATCATTTAATTTTTGAGGTTATGTCGGCTTTTGGAACTTCGGGTCTGTCGACCGGTTTAATTCGAGATTTATCTGTTGTTTCACAAATTGGATTTATGATTATTATGCTAATTGGTCAGCTCGGAATTACCTCTTTTATTTACGTTTGACAAGGCGATAATATCGGCAAACAGAATAAAACTTACATAACTGAAGATATTTTAATAGGGTAA
- the rplA gene encoding 50S ribosomal protein L1 — MKKISRKLAQSRELVDKNHYYSLEEAMELVKKTSYTKFSGSVDLAIRLNLDTRKADQQLRGSVVLPYGTGKSVRVLVATDSSEVAAKAKEAGADLIYSTAELEQNLKIDNFDFDVIVVEPKLMPVLGRYGKKLGPKGLMPNPKTGTVTPTPEKAVAEIKKGKANYRADKYGIIHSLIGKTNMEADHLVQNAKTLLQLIRKLKPNSVKGNYFKNLTVSASMGPSIKIRFDNL, encoded by the coding sequence ATGAAAAAAATTTCACGTAAATTAGCTCAGTCTCGTGAATTAGTTGATAAAAATCATTATTATTCACTTGAAGAAGCGATGGAATTGGTTAAAAAAACATCATATACTAAATTTTCTGGCTCTGTTGATTTAGCTATTCGGCTTAATTTAGATACTCGAAAAGCTGACCAACAATTAAGAGGTTCTGTTGTTTTACCTTATGGAACCGGGAAATCTGTACGCGTGCTTGTTGCAACTGATTCATCAGAGGTAGCAGCTAAAGCTAAAGAAGCAGGTGCTGATTTAATTTATTCAACAGCTGAACTTGAGCAAAACTTGAAAATTGATAATTTTGATTTTGATGTTATTGTTGTTGAGCCTAAATTAATGCCAGTTTTAGGAAGATACGGGAAAAAATTAGGACCAAAAGGGCTTATGCCTAACCCAAAAACAGGTACAGTTACCCCAACACCAGAAAAAGCTGTAGCTGAAATTAAAAAAGGTAAAGCAAATTATCGTGCTGATAAATACGGAATTATTCACTCATTAATTGGAAAAACCAATATGGAAGCCGATCATTTAGTCCAAAACGCTAAAACCCTTTTACAATTAATCCGTAAATTGAAACCAAATTCAGTTAAAGGAAATTATTTCAAAAACTTAACTGTTTCAGCTTCAATGGGTCCTTCTATTAAAATTCGCTTCGACAATTTGTAA
- a CDS encoding ABC transporter permease, producing MTKIIDFFQKHEILKKTYVWFLIIIFYIPIIFGSIFSFNSPSKKGFVSSTWNKFSLQAFDEFAKDTFASALINSLIIAFFAAITVVFLSLLTVFALWRQKNKSVKIYVNVTSNIPLINPDAITAVSLAIILGFIFGSLSAAYEGLYRAIISHIVMTLPYGILIMYPRSEKFSLSLYEAAQDLGYSKMKAWFLVYLKHMSPAIISVFPVVVFLSFDDFIITKITSNTQTVGTLLYQGTFKTWALMLGTIMLFISVISNLIWLYYKNKKEKTWKRI from the coding sequence ATGACTAAAATTATTGATTTTTTTCAAAAACACGAGATTTTGAAAAAAACTTATGTTTGATTTTTGATAATTATTTTTTATATTCCAATAATTTTTGGTTCTATTTTTTCATTTAACAGTCCGTCAAAAAAAGGTTTTGTCTCTTCAACCTGAAACAAATTTAGTTTGCAAGCATTTGACGAATTTGCAAAAGATACTTTTGCATCAGCGCTAATTAACTCATTAATTATTGCATTTTTTGCTGCAATAACCGTTGTTTTCCTTTCACTTTTAACAGTTTTTGCCCTCTGAAGACAAAAAAATAAATCAGTGAAAATTTATGTAAATGTCACCTCAAATATTCCTTTAATTAATCCAGATGCTATCACTGCAGTTTCACTTGCAATTATTTTAGGCTTCATTTTTGGTTCACTTTCGGCGGCTTATGAAGGTTTGTATCGGGCAATTATTTCCCACATTGTCATGACTTTGCCTTACGGAATTTTGATAATGTATCCAAGAAGTGAGAAATTTTCGCTAAGTTTATATGAAGCAGCCCAAGATTTAGGCTACTCAAAAATGAAGGCATGATTTTTGGTTTATTTAAAACACATGTCGCCAGCGATAATTTCGGTTTTTCCGGTTGTTGTTTTTCTTTCTTTTGACGATTTTATAATCACAAAAATTACATCAAACACCCAAACAGTTGGAACGCTTTTGTATCAAGGAACTTTTAAAACTTGAGCGCTAATGTTGGGAACAATTATGCTCTTTATTTCCGTGATTTCTAATTTAATTTGACTTTATTATAAAAATAAAAAGGAAAAAACATGAAAAAGAATTTAG
- the rplK gene encoding 50S ribosomal protein L11, with product MVKKNVVRVAKLQFNAGQAKPGPALAGLGIVMPEFTRKFNDETKNRGSEPVPVKITVFKDKSFEFQLYTSPTSYKIKQAAKIESGSKKSKAEKVAKITLAQLKEIAEYKLPDLNTDNIEKAILTVYGTAKQMGVEVEGIEEFLQGVK from the coding sequence ATGGTAAAAAAAAATGTAGTTAGAGTTGCAAAATTGCAATTCAATGCCGGTCAAGCAAAACCCGGACCAGCTCTTGCAGGTCTTGGTATTGTAATGCCTGAATTTACAAGAAAATTTAACGATGAAACAAAAAATCGTGGAAGCGAACCAGTTCCTGTAAAAATTACTGTTTTTAAAGATAAAAGCTTTGAATTTCAGTTATATACAAGCCCAACTTCTTACAAAATTAAACAAGCTGCAAAAATCGAATCTGGATCTAAAAAATCTAAAGCTGAAAAAGTGGCTAAAATTACTCTTGCACAACTTAAAGAAATTGCAGAATATAAATTACCAGATTTAAATACTGATAATATTGAAAAAGCAATTCTTACAGTTTATGGGACCGCCAAACAAATGGGCGTTGAAGTTGAAGGTATCGAAGAATTTTTACAAGGAGTTAAATAA
- a CDS encoding ABC transporter permease, with the protein METLSFFDKFWQNFKKNLNPRISLVLPYFVFALILIVIPLILLFVKSVSPLSTNGSPFDNHLLVKEQTTWQIIARSIFVGLVSAFICLILAFPYAFIVANSKSRIFKIYSLSLIITPLIIFTIAKVFSLRALFLAMFDEGSLNNNSFMILGLIFLNFPFMVIPLYTIFRDMPKNLIEAGTDLGYSKFWVLIKVVLPYSFRAISSGFAIVFLMAATSIVVSDKLLPNGSQNQLIGNLINNSANTTNPFDLARVSSLVLVTLLVFIGIYTLIHFTPIVIMKLKGFKYD; encoded by the coding sequence GTGGAAACTCTTAGCTTTTTTGATAAATTTTGACAAAATTTCAAAAAAAATTTAAATCCACGCATCAGTCTTGTTCTCCCTTATTTTGTTTTTGCCCTAATTTTAATAGTTATTCCACTTATTTTACTTTTTGTTAAATCTGTAAGTCCACTTTCGACAAACGGTAGTCCATTTGACAATCATCTTTTAGTAAAAGAGCAAACAACTTGGCAAATTATTGCCCGTTCAATTTTTGTTGGTTTAGTTAGTGCTTTTATTTGCTTAATTTTAGCTTTTCCATATGCTTTTATTGTCGCAAATTCAAAATCACGTATTTTTAAAATTTATTCTTTATCATTAATAATTACACCTTTAATTATTTTTACAATTGCAAAAGTCTTCTCATTACGAGCTTTATTTTTGGCAATGTTTGACGAAGGATCGCTAAATAATAACTCTTTTATGATTCTTGGTCTAATTTTTCTCAATTTTCCTTTCATGGTAATTCCACTTTATACAATTTTCAGAGATATGCCTAAAAACCTAATTGAAGCTGGCACTGATTTAGGATATTCAAAATTTTGAGTTTTAATTAAAGTGGTTCTCCCTTATAGTTTTCGGGCAATTAGCTCTGGATTTGCGATTGTTTTTTTAATGGCAGCAACTTCAATAGTTGTCTCAGATAAATTGCTACCAAACGGATCACAAAATCAACTAATTGGAAATTTAATTAATAATTCTGCAAACACAACAAATCCTTTTGATCTAGCGCGAGTTTCATCACTTGTTTTAGTCACACTTTTAGTTTTTATTGGAATTTATACACTAATTCATTTTACGCCGATTGTTATCATGAAACTTAAAGGATTTAAATATGACTAA
- the rpsO gene encoding 30S ribosomal protein S15 → MISKAKKQELILKFGKNAKNTGDTAVQIAILTEDIEKLKVHFENNKKDKHSMRGFIAKVNKRKKLLSYLKQKSFETYKETIEALNIRK, encoded by the coding sequence ATGATTTCAAAAGCGAAAAAACAAGAATTAATTTTAAAGTTTGGAAAAAACGCTAAAAACACCGGTGATACAGCCGTTCAAATTGCAATTTTAACCGAAGACATTGAAAAATTAAAAGTTCATTTTGAAAATAATAAAAAGGACAAACATTCAATGCGAGGTTTTATTGCAAAGGTTAATAAACGTAAAAAATTACTTTCTTACTTAAAACAAAAAAGTTTTGAAACTTACAAAGAGACAATCGAAGCTTTAAATATACGTAAATAA